The proteins below are encoded in one region of Hordeum vulgare subsp. vulgare chromosome 3H, MorexV3_pseudomolecules_assembly, whole genome shotgun sequence:
- the LOC123441064 gene encoding hornerin-like — protein sequence MSGYYNGGGRTMSYSNTDECFDGGRTMYSNTTEECYDAGKHGHGHGHGHGHGHGGANMYSNTTDVECFESGRQGHGGGGRTMYSNTVDEECFDSGRHGLGHGHGHGYGHNDGRAMSYSTTTEECFGGGEQGQGYYKKEVKQHKNRERVGEVGAIAAGAFALYEGYEAKKDPAHARKHQIEAGVAGAAALGAGGYAYHEHREQKQAAAGYGGQQECRMPVHNSYCN from the exons ATGTCGGGGTACTACAACGGCGGCGGCAGGACCATGTCCTACTCCAACACCGACGAGTGCTTCGACGGCGGCAGGACCATGTACTCCAACACCACCGAGGAGTGCTACGACGCCGGCAAGCATGGCCACGGCCACGGGCACGGGCACGGCCATGGCCATGGTGGGGCAAACATGTACTCCAACACCACTGACGTGGAGTGCTTCGAGTCCGGCCGCCAaggccacggcggcggcggcaggaccATGTACTCCAACACCGTCGACGAGGAGTGCTTCGACTCCGGCAGGCACGGGCTTGGGCACGGCCACGGGCATGGCTACGGGCACAACGACGGCAGGGCCATGTCCTACTCCACCACCACCGAGGAGTGtttcggcggcggcgagcaggggcAGGGGTACTACAAGAAGGAGGTGAAGCAGCACAAGAACAGGGAGCGCGTCGGCGAGGTCGGTGCCATCGCCGCCGGTGCCTTTGCCCTG TACGAGGGGTACGAGGCGAAGAAGGACCCGGCGCACGCGAGGAAGCACCAGATCGAGGCCGGCGTGGCAGGCGCGGCGGCGCTCGGCGCGGGCGGCTACGCGTACCACGAGCACCGCGAGCAGAAGCAGGCCGCCGCCGGCTACGGCGGGCAGCAGGAGTGCAGGATGCCCGTCCACAACAGCTACTGCAACTGA